In the genome of Actinomadura luzonensis, the window GCATCACCGGCCACCCGCAGTTCAAGGCGGTCACGCTCTGGGACTGCCACGGCGGCTGGGACGGCGGCTGGCGGCAGATGATGGAGATCTACCGCGGGGTGGACGAGCGGCTGTTCCTGTCCGACATCGACGACGTGCGCTTCTCCGCCTTCTCCCGCCCGCTCGGGGCCGCGCCCGGCTGCCCGCCGCTCGCCGCGGCGCCCGCCGCCGAGCTGTTCCTGTTCGAGAGCGCCCGCGTCCGGCCCGGCGCCGCGCTCGACTACCTCGCCGCCGTGCGCGCCGAGCGCGCCCCGCTGCTGGCCGAGCACGGGCACACCCTCGTCGGCCTGTACGAGGTGCTCTTCTGCGACACCGAGGCGGTCACCGTCTGGGCCGTCTCGCTCGACGACCACCTCGCCACCCAGCGGGCCCGCGACGCCGCCCTCGGCCTCGACGACGAGGTGACCCCCGACGCCCGGCTGCTCGGCTGGGCGAAACGCGCCCGCGACTATCTCGACGGCCCCTGGCGTGAGACGCTGCTGGCACCGTTCCCCGGCTGCCGCCTGGCGCCCGGGAGCCCGCCGGGCTAGCGTCGGTCGCGGAGGTGGCCATGACGGACGCGTACCTCTTCGACGGGCAGACCGCCGACGACCACGTCGCCGGATGCCCGCACTGCAGCGCGGCGATCGCGCTGCTGCGCCGGCCGGAGCCGGCGCTCGCGCCCCCGCCCACGCTGCGCGAGGCGGTGCTGTCCAAGGCGCGCCGCCGCCGCACCCCCGCCGCGCTCGGGGTGGCCACCGTCACGGTGCCCTACGCCGAGCAGGTGGCGCTCATGGACGACCTGCTCGGCGACCTGCGGGGCGAGCAGTGGGACGCGCCGGTGCCGAAGCACGGCACCGTCGCCGGCCTCATGGCGCACCTGACCGCCAACGACGCCGCGATCGCCCGCTTCGTCGGCGCCCCCGCCTGCGCCGGCACGGGCCCGCACCGGCGGTGGCGGGAGCAGGCCGGCGCGCTGCTCGAACGCGTCTCGGCCGGCAGCGAGGTGCTGCTCGGCGTCGAGGTGGCGCTGGCCGGCGTCCGGCCCGCCCGCGCGCCGCTGCGCCAGGCCCTCGTGCAGCGCACGTTCGAGACCTGGACGCACGCCGACGACATCAGGGCCGCCACCGGCCGCGCCAGGGCCGCGCCGCGCGCCGCGCACGTGCACCTGATCGCCGAGTTCGGGCTGGCGCTGCTGCCCCGCGCGCTCAAGGGGCCGCGCCGCGACGTCTCCGCGACCGTCGTGCTCACCGGCCCCGGCGGCGGCACCTGGACCATCCCGCTCTCGCGCGCCTCCGACCACGTGGCCGTGCTCGTCTCGGCCGACGCCGTCGACTTCTGCCGGCTGGTGGCCGGGCGGTGGCCGCCGGAGGCGTTCCCGTACGCGGCCGAGGGCGACGCCGCGCTCGCCCGCGAACTGCTGCACGCCGCCTCCACCCTCGGCTGCGACTGATGCGGCCGCGACCGACGAGGCCGCGACCCCTGCGGCCGCCACTGACGAGGAGATGCCGATGAGCGACGGCGACCTGCGCGCCCGCCTGGCCGCCGGCGACCTCGACGCGCTGGCCGGCGCCTACGACGAGCACGGCGCGCACGTGTACGGCGTCGCGCTGACCGTCACCGGCAGCCGCGAGCACGCCGAGGAGGTCACCCAGGACGTGTTCGTCTCCCTCTGGGAGCAGCCGCTGTCCTACGACCCCCGGCTCGGCTCGCTGCGCGGCTGGCTGGTCGGCCGGGCCCTGCACGAGTCGGCGCTGCGCGTCAAGGTGGGCGGCTGACCGCTCACACCGGCGCGTTCCAGGTCACACCGGCGCGTTCCAGGCCAGCAGCACCGGCACGGCGTGCTCGTAGCCGAGCCGCGAGTACGTGCCGGTGTCCAGCTTGAGCAGCCGGCCCTCCTCCGGGCCCAGCCCGAGCCAGCGGGCGGCGAGCACGCGCAGGAAGTGGCCGTGCGCGACCAGCGCCACCCGGCCCTCCGCCGCCCGCGCCCGCTCGATCACCCGGTCGGCGCGGGCGGCCACCTCGGCCGCGCTCTCGCCGGGGTGCTCGGCGTCGCCCGGGATCACGCCGTCGCGCCACAGGTACCAGCCGGGGCGGGTCTCCTGGATGCGCGGGGTGGTGATGCCCTCGTAGCCGCCGTAGTCCCACTCCCACAGGTCGGGGTCCACCTCGTAGCCCGTCAGCCCGGCCAGGTCGGCGGTGCAGCGCGCCCGCCGCGCGGGGGAGACCAGCACCAGGCCGAAGTCCCGCTCCTTGACCAGCGGCGCGAGCGCCCTCGCCTGCTCCTCGCCGTGCTCCGTCAAAGGCAGGTCGGTGCGCCCGGTGTGCTTGCCCGCCTTGCTCCACTCGGTCTCACCGTGCCGGAGCAGCAGCATCTCGTCCATGGTCCCCATCATTCCGGACGCTTGACCTCAACCTTGCTTGAGGGAGCAGGGTGGGCGCATGGACGTGATCAGACTGCACGCGTACGGACCCGCCGCGAACCTCCGCCTGGAGACCCTGCCCGACCCCGTGCCCGGACCTGGCGAGGTGCGCGTCGCCGTGCGCGCGGCCGGGGTGCACTTCATCGAGACCCTGCTGCGCCAGGGGCGGGCGGTGGGGCCGCATCCCGCGCCCGCGCTGCCCGCCGTGTTCGGCTCCGAGGTGGCGGGCGTGGTGGAGGCGGTGGGCGAGGGCGTGCCCGCCGGGCTGGCGGGCCGCCGCGTGGTGACGGGCGCGGCGAGCTCCGGCGGCTACGCCTCGCGCGCCGTGGCCCCCGCCGGCTCGCTGACGGAGCTGCCCGGGCACGTGGACGACGGCGTGGCCGTGGCGATGGTCACCACCGGCGCGACCACGTTCGGCCTGCTGGAGCTGGCCCCCGTCGGGCCCGGTGACGTGGTGCTGGCCATGGCGGCGGCCGGCGGCGTCGGTTCGCTGCTCGTGCAGTACGCCCGCCGCGCCGGCGCGACCGTGGTCGGCGCGGCCGGCGGGCCCGCCAAAGCCGCGCGGGCCGCCGAGCTGGGGGCGGGCCTCGCCGTGGACTACCGGGAGGCGGGCTGGGACAAGCGGGTGCGCGAGGCGGCCGGCGAGGTCACCGTGGTCTTCGACGGGGTGGGCGGCGAGCTGGGGCGGGCCGCGTACGGGCTGCTCGGGCGGGGCGGGCGGCACGTGGTGTTCGGCTCGGCGGCGGGGGAGTGGTTCTTCCCCGACGCCGGGGAGGCGGCGGCGCGGGAGGTCGCCGTGCTCGACGGCATCGGCCACCTGCTGGGCCGCGACGGCGGCACGGCCGACCTGCGGGCCCGGGCCCTGGAGGCGGCGGCCGAGGGGTGGCTGACGCCGCTGGTGCAGGCGTTCCCGCTGGCCGCCGCGGCCGCCGCGCACGCGGCCCTGGAGAGCAGGGACACCATGGGCAAGGTCGTCCTGGTGCCGTGACGCGGTCGCCTGTCCTCACGGTGTGATTGTTGTGGCAGGACGGACAGGGAAGCAGTCATCGACACTTACAGTGATTAATCAAATACTCATCGTGACAGTCGTTCCTTTGAGAGAGGAAAACCCTCCATGCCGACTGCACGCATCGCCGCCGGACGCACTCCGGCCGGTCAGGGGTGGCAGCCCTACGGACCCAACGGCATCTACCTCGACGTCGACACCAGCGACGCCCGCTTCAGCGGCTCGCCCGTCTACGTCACCTCCATCGGCAGCACCGGCGGCACCCAGTGGGGGCTGGTCGGCCCCAGTGCCGTCTACGACGCCACCGGCACCAAGTTCCGCGTCTACGTCCAGTGGAAGGACGGCAGGCCGCTGGCGCCCGCCCATGCCCAGCAGTACGGCTGGTACATCAACTGGATCGGCTACGACAACCCCTGACGGGGGCGGGCCCGGCCGGTCCGCCGGCCGGGCTCAGGTGGTGGCCAGCTCCTCGGCGACGGGGGCGAAGGCGGGCAGGTCGCGCTCGTGGTGGACGACGAAGCAGGAGACGTCGTGCTCGTCCCGCCAGTGGCGCAGGGTGTCGGCGAGGTCGCGGCGGGTGCCGAGCAGCACCTGCGGCGTGCCGTCCAGGGCGGCGGTGTCGGCCGCGCTCCAGCTCTCCTCCGCCTTCCGCTCGCCCACCTGCATGACGCTCGTGCCCAGCTCCAGGCGGTCGTAGCGGTCGCCGGCGGCGGCTCGCACGTGGCGCAGCTTGGCGAGGAACGCCGCCCGGCCGCCGTCGCCGGGCTCGGGGCCGGTGCCGTCGGCACGCACCCTGGGGCCGATGTTCACCACGTCGGCCTGCTCGGCGGCGAGGCGCAGCAGGCGCGGGCCGCCGCCGCCGAGCAGCAGCGGCGGGTGGGGGCGCTGCACCGGCTTGGGCCGCTGGTCCAGCCCGTCGAGGCGGTAGTGCCGGCCGGCGAAGTGGCACGGGCCGTCCGCCCAGAGCCCCTTGAGCACGGCGATCGCCTCGGCCAGCCGTTCCAGGCGCACGCCGGGCGGCTCCAGCGGCAGCCCGGCCCCGGCGTAGTCGGCCGCCATCCAGCCGGTGCCGAGCCCGACCTCCAGCCGCCCGCCGGACAGCAGGTCCAGGGTGGCCGCCTCCTTGGCCAGCACGGCGGGGTGGCGGAAGTCGTTGGCGAGGACCAGCGTGCCGACGCGCAGCCGCTCGGTGGCGCAGGCGGCGGCGGTCAGGGCGGCGAACGGCGCGAAGCGGTGCCCGGCCAGGTGGTCGGGCACCAGCAGCAGGCCGAACCCGGACGCCTCCAGCCATCGCGCCTTCTCGGCCCACGCCTTGCCGGAGTCCGCCTCGCGGAGCACCGCCCCGAACCTGAACGGCCGCATCGGCCCCTCCTCGCTTGACCAAGCGCTTGTCCGCCAGACTCTAATCCCTGGGCAGCGCCAGGGCCATGCCGCCGGCCGCGGGGGGGCGGGAGTGCGGGGCACGCAAATCGTCTCTTACCAAGCGCTTGCTTTAGGTGCGAGACTGGGGCGCATGGAGATCCCCGTGCGCGAGGCCACCGACGACGAGGCGGCCTTCTTCCACGAGCACGGCTGGGTGCGGCTCGGCCGGCTCATCGACCCGGACACCGCCGCCGAGCTGCGCGAGCGCGCCCTCGGTCACCTGCGCGGCCGGGAACGCGGCAAGCGGAGCCCGGTCGACGAGGCGTTCGGCCAGTCCAGGGACGTCGCCGCGGACGACGAGCGCTTCGCCGCGCTGGCCCTGCACCCCCGGATGGGCCGCACCGCCGTCCGGCTGCTGCGCGGGGTGCGCGCGGTGCGCGTCCAGGTCACCAATCTGCTGGTGAAGGAGGCGGGCGAGCACGGCGCCACCGAGTTCCACCAGGACTTCCCCTGGATGCCGATGGACCGCTCGGCCATGCTCACCGTCTGGCTGGCGCTCGCCGACGTGCCCGCCGACATGGGGTCGCTGCGCTTCTACAGCGGCTCCCACCGCTTCGGCCTGCTCGGCCGCAGCTTCACCAGGCCCGGCGACGACCAGCTCAGCCAGCACCCCTGGCTGAAGGAGCTGGAGCTGTCGCCGCCGCTCGACCTCAGGGCCGGCGACGCGACCGCGCACCACGCGCTCACCGTGCACGGCGCGCCCGCCAACCGGCACGACCGGCCGCGGCTGTCGTTCACCGTCACCTACTTCGACGCCGACGCCCTCTACACCGGCCTGCCGTACGGGCAGACCGACGGGCTCGGGCTGCGGGTCAACCGGCCCTTCGAGCACGAGAGGTTCCCGTGCCCGCGACCGTGAGGGGACCGGTCGCCGACCTCGGGGCGACGCTCATGCACGAGCACGTCTTCGGCCTCAGCCCGGAGATCCTGTGGAACTGGCCGGACATCCCCGAAGGCTGGGACCCCGAGATCCGGGCGCGGGAGGCGGCGGCCAAGCTCGACGCGCTCCAGGCCGAGGGCGTGGACACCATCGTGGACCTCACCGTCCCCGGGCTCGGCCGGTACCTGCCCGCCGTGCAGCGGGTGGCCGGGCTGACCGGCGTCAACATCGTCGCCGCGACCGGCTACTACACCTACGACGCGCTGCCGCCGTACTTCGCCAACCGGGGGCCGGGCTCGTTGTTCGGCGGGCCGGACCGGCTGGCGGAGTTCTTCGTGCGCGACCTCACCGAGGGCATCGGCCGCACCGGCGTCAAGGCCGCCATGCTCAAGTGCGCCTCCGACCACCTCGGCATGACCAAGGGCTGCGAACGGGTGTTCCGGGCGGTCGCCGAGGCCCACCTGGAGACCGGCGCGCCCATCACCACCCACTCCCACAGCGCCTCCCGGGGCGGGCTGGACCAGCAGCGGCTGCTCACCTCGCTCGGGGTGGACCCGGAGCGGGTGGTGATCGGGCACGCGGGCGACTCGGCGGACCTCGCCTACCTGGAGGAGCTGCTGGCGGGCGGCTCCTACCTCGGCATGGACCGGTTCGGCATCGACACCATCGCGCCGTTCGAGCAGCGCGTCGCGGTGGTGGCCGAGCTGTGCGCGCGCGGGCACGCCGGGCGGCTGGTGCTGGGGCACGACTCGTACTGCTTCAACGACCGCTTCGACGCCGACGTCGTACGCCGCCGCCACCCGGACTACCACCTGCTGCACATCCCCCGCGACGTCCTGCCCGAGCTGCGCAAGCGGGGCGTCACGGACGACCAGATCCACCAGATGCTCGTCGTCAACCCGCGGGAGATCCTCCGATGACGCTGCCCCTCACCGGCGACTTCGACGTCAGCGCGGACTGGCACGTCGCGAACCCGTACCCCTTCCTCGCCCGGCTGCGCCACGAGTCGCCGGTGTTCTGGAGCGAGCACCTGCGGGCCTGCGTGCTGACCCGCTACGCCGACGTGCGCGCCGCCTACGGCGACCCCCGCCGCTTCTCCTCCCTGGGCTCGCTCACCATCTCGCGCAGCCTGACCGCCGAGACCAGGGAGAAGCTGGGCGAGCACGGCTCGTTCCTGTCCAGCTTCGTCGCCAACGTGGACCCGCCCGACCACACCCGGCTGCGCCGCTCGGTGTCGCGGGCGTTCACGCCGCGCGCGGTCGCAGCCATGGAGGAGACCTTCCGCCGGCTCAACGAGGACCTGCTCGACCGGGTCGCCCCGCGCCGCGCGGCCGACTTCGTCGCCGACCTCGGGCACGAGCCGTCCATCAAGCTGACCGCCCGCTTCATCGGGGTGCCCGAGGAGGATGAGGCGTTCGTGCAGGCGCACGTCAAGGACTGGTTCCAGCTCTTCCTGTCGCCCCAGCCGCCGGCCCGCCAGCTCGACCTGGCCGGCAGCTTCCTCGACTACCTCGCGTACGTGGACCGGCTCGTCGCCGCCCGCGCCGCGGACCCCCGCGACGACTTCACCTCCCTCATGACCGCGCTCATCGGCGACGAGCTGACCCACCGCGAGGTCGTCGAGCTGATCTCCACGATCCTGCTCGGCGGCAACGACACCGTCCCCAACCAGCTCGGCAACAGCGTCCTGCGGCTGCTGCGCGAGGGCGCCTGGCCGGTGCCGCCCCCGCTCGCCGGCAACGCCGCCGAGGAGTGCATGCGCATCGACGGGGCCTCGCTCGGCTCGTTCCGGTACGCCACCGAGGACGTCACCCTGCACGGCGTCACCATCCCGGCCGGGGCGCTGGTGCTGCTGTCCACCGACTCCGCCGGGCACGACGAGACCGTCTTCCCCGAGCCCGAGCGTTTCCGCATCGACCGGCCCAACGCCGCCGACCACCTCGTGTTCGGCTACGGCATCCACTTCTGCGTGGGCGCGGCGCTCGGCCGGCTCCAGCTGCGGACCGCGCTGGAGGTGCTCGGCCGCCGGCTGCCGGGGCTGCGGCTGGTGCCGGGCGAGCCGGTGACGTACCGCAGGTCGCTGGTCGGGCGCGGGCTGACGGCGCTGCGGGTGGAGTGGTGACGGCCGGGCGGCTCGCCGGGCGGGCCGGGCTGGTCACCGGGGCCGGGTCGGGGATCGGGGCCGCGTGCGCGCTGCGGCTGGCCGCGGAAGGGGCCCGCGTGGGCGTGCTCGACGTGCGCGGCGACGCCGCCGAGGCCACCGCCGCGCTGGTCAGGCAGCGGGGCGGGGACGCGCTCGCGCTGGAGTGCGACGTCTCGGCCGAGAAGCAGGTGGCGGCCGCCGTGGGGGCGCTGGTGGCCGCGTACGGGCGGGTGGACGTGCTGCACTCCAACGCCGCCGCGCTCGGCGCCGAGGTGTACGGGCGCGACCGGGAGCTGGCCGGCCTCGACGTCGCCGTCTGGGACCGGACCATGGAGGTCAACCTGCGGGGGGCCATGCTCATGGTCAAGCACGCGGTGCCCGCCATGCCGGACGGCGGGTCGATCGTGCTCACCTCGTCGGTGTCGGCCTTCACGGGGGACGAGGCGCACGCCGCGTACGGGGCCTCGAAGGCGGCCCTGGTCGGTTTCGCCCGGTACGTCGCGACCATGTACGGCGCGCGCGGCATCCGGTGCAACGCGGTCGCGCCGGCGCTCGTCCTGACCCCGGCCGCCGAGCGCGCGCTGTCGCCCGCCCAGCTCGCCGACAAGGCCGCCGAGCGGCTGCTGCCGTGGCCGTGCACGGTGGAGGACGTCGCCCACCTGGTCGCCTTCCTGGCCTGCGACGAGAGCCGCTGCCTGACCGGCCAGACCCTGATCCTCGACTCCGGCACCCTCGCGCACCGCCCCCAGCACGCCATTCAGCGCAGCCGCCTCCTCCCCTGAGGAGCGCCCCACGGGCAGCGGGCCGGCTGCGAGGGGGTGGCCGGAAAACGGGAGGTGGCTGAGGCGGGTATGGGGGCAGATTGGGAGGTATGTGGCATTGAGGTGCCTTTGATGCGAAACTCCGGGAGGTTTCATGGAGCCGGTGGCGGTCGGCCTGGTGGGCGCGGGCCCCTGGGCGCGGATGGCGCACGCGCCGATGCTGGCCAAGGGCCCGCACACCCGCCTCGCGGGCGTCTGGGCCCGCCGGCCCGAGGCGGCCGCCGAGCTGGGCGCCCCGGTGTACGAACGCGTCGAGGAGCTGTTCGAGCACTGCGAGGCGGTGGCGTTCTGCGTGCCGCCCGCCGTCCAGGCCGAGCTGGGCGTCCGGGCCGCCCGCGCGGGCAAGGCGCTGCTGCTGGAGAAGCCGCTGGCCGACTCCCTCGACGGCGCCCGGCGGCTGGCCGACGCGGTGGCCGAGGCGGGCGTGGCCAGCCAGATGGTGCTCACCCTGCGCTACGCCGTCCAGACCAGGACGTTCCTGGCCAGGTGCGGCGAGATCCGGCCGTTCGGCGGCCACGCCGCGAACATCTCCGGCGCGCTCCTCGGCGACCACCCCTTCGCCACGCCCTGGCGGCTGGAGCGCGGCGCGCTGCTCGACGTCGGCCCGCACGTGATCGACCTGCTGGACGCCGCGCTCGGCCGGGTGCGCGGCGTGCGCGCCCACGGCAACCCGCTCGGCTGGGTCGGGCTGCTGCTGGAGCACGAGGGCGGCGCGGTGTCGGAGGCGTCGCTGTGCATGGCGGCCGTCGGCGACCTGCCGCCCGCCACCTTCGCCGTGTACGGCCGCACCGGCAACGCCGTCCTGCTGCCGTTCGACGACGACCCCCTCGACGCCATCGCCGAGGAGTTCGCGCGGACCGTCCGCGACGGCGGCGGCCACCCGCTCGACGCCGCCCACGGCCTGCGCCTGCAGCGGATCGTCGCCGAGGCGGAAGCGCAACTGTCACCTTGACGAAGCGGCTCTCCAGAGGATTGATAGCGTTTGTCCGACGCGCAGTGCGCAGCGAAGTCCGGTGCGAGTCCGGCGCTGTCCCGCAACTGTCATAGCCAGGTCGCCTGCCGCTGCGCTGACGCCATCAACCCTCGTGGAAAAGGGTGATCCGTCGCTCTTCGCGGGTCTCTCGGTTCCGACAGTGTGAAAGGACTTCTCGTGAGGCCCGTACGCACGGCCTTCGCGGGCGCGCTGCTGGGAACGCTGGTGCTGGCCGGATGCGGCCAGACCGGCGGCACCCCGGCCACCCCGTCCCCCGCCGCCAGCTCCGCCCCCGCCCCCGCCTCCTCCCAGGCTCCCGCCGCCGCCGGCTTCCCCGTCACCATCGAGGCGGGCAACGGCCAGGTCACCATCGCCAAGAAGCCCGAGCGCATCGTCTCGCTCTCGGCCACCCACACCGAGTCCCTGTTCGCCATCGGCGCCGGCCCGCAGGTCGTCGCCGTGGACGACCGCTCGAACTTCCCGCCCGAGGCCCCGCGCACCGACCTGTCCGGCTTCAAGCCGAACGTCGAGGCCATCGTCGCCAAGAAGCCCGACCTCGTCGTGCTCTCCGACGACCTGGACAAGGTCGTCGCCGAGCTGGGCAAGGTCGGCGTGCCGGTGCTGCTGGAGCCGGCCGCCAAGACCCTCGACGAGGCGTACGAGGAGATCGCCGAGCTGGGCGCGGCCACCGGCAACAAGGCCAAGGCCGACGAGGTCGTCGCCGGCATGAGGACGGCCATGGACAAGCTGGCCGCCGAGGCCCCGAAGGACAAGAAGCTCACCTACTACCACGAGCTCGACCAGACGCCGTACGCCGCCACGTCCCAGACGTTCATCGGCCAGGTGTACGCCCTGTTCGGCCTGACCAACATCGCCGACAAGGCGCCCGAAGCGGCGGGCGGCTACCCCAAGCTGTCGGCCGAGTTCGTCGCCCAGGCCGACCCCGACCTGATCTTCCTGGCCGACGTCAAGTGCTGCAAGCAGAGCAAGGAGACGCTGGCCGAGCGGCCCGGGTGGGCCAAGCTGTCGGCGATCGCCGATGACCGGGTGGTCGAGCTCGACGACGACCTCGCCTCCCGCTGGGGGCCGCGCATCGTGCAGCTCGCCGAGACCGTCGGCGCCGCCGTGGCCAAGGCCGGCGCGAGCTGACCGTGACGAGACAGGCCGGCCCGTCGCGGGCCAGACCCCTGTGGGTGGCGGGCGCCCTCGGCGTGCTGGCCCTGTCCATGATCGCGGGGCTGCTCGGCGGGGCCGCCGACATGTCGCCCTGGCAGGTGGTGCTCCAGGCCGCCGACTGGCTGCCGTTCGTGCACGCCGACTCGGGGCTCACGCCGGTCGAGCAGGGCCTGCTGTACGAGCTGCGGCTGCCCCGCGTGCTGGTCGCCGCCGTGGTGGGCGGGCTGCTCGCCATGGCCGGGGCCGGGTACCAGGGCGTGTTCCGCAACCCGCTCGCCGACCCGTACCTGCTGGGCGCGGCGGCGGGGGCGGGCCTCGCGGCCACGTTCGCGATCGTCGCGCTGCCGGCGACGGCGGCGAGCATCCCGGTCGCGGCGTTCGCCGGGGCCGTGGGCGGGGTGCTGCTGGCGTACACGCTCGGCAACACCGCCGGGCGCTCCGGCGGC includes:
- a CDS encoding ABC transporter substrate-binding protein, whose amino-acid sequence is MRPVRTAFAGALLGTLVLAGCGQTGGTPATPSPAASSAPAPASSQAPAAAGFPVTIEAGNGQVTIAKKPERIVSLSATHTESLFAIGAGPQVVAVDDRSNFPPEAPRTDLSGFKPNVEAIVAKKPDLVVLSDDLDKVVAELGKVGVPVLLEPAAKTLDEAYEEIAELGAATGNKAKADEVVAGMRTAMDKLAAEAPKDKKLTYYHELDQTPYAATSQTFIGQVYALFGLTNIADKAPEAAGGYPKLSAEFVAQADPDLIFLADVKCCKQSKETLAERPGWAKLSAIADDRVVELDDDLASRWGPRIVQLAETVGAAVAKAGAS
- a CDS encoding phytanoyl-CoA dioxygenase family protein; translated protein: MEIPVREATDDEAAFFHEHGWVRLGRLIDPDTAAELRERALGHLRGRERGKRSPVDEAFGQSRDVAADDERFAALALHPRMGRTAVRLLRGVRAVRVQVTNLLVKEAGEHGATEFHQDFPWMPMDRSAMLTVWLALADVPADMGSLRFYSGSHRFGLLGRSFTRPGDDQLSQHPWLKELELSPPLDLRAGDATAHHALTVHGAPANRHDRPRLSFTVTYFDADALYTGLPYGQTDGLGLRVNRPFEHERFPCPRP
- a CDS encoding zinc-binding dehydrogenase; the protein is MDVIRLHAYGPAANLRLETLPDPVPGPGEVRVAVRAAGVHFIETLLRQGRAVGPHPAPALPAVFGSEVAGVVEAVGEGVPAGLAGRRVVTGAASSGGYASRAVAPAGSLTELPGHVDDGVAVAMVTTGATTFGLLELAPVGPGDVVLAMAAAGGVGSLLVQYARRAGATVVGAAGGPAKAARAAELGAGLAVDYREAGWDKRVREAAGEVTVVFDGVGGELGRAAYGLLGRGGRHVVFGSAAGEWFFPDAGEAAAREVAVLDGIGHLLGRDGGTADLRARALEAAAEGWLTPLVQAFPLAAAAAAHAALESRDTMGKVVLVP
- a CDS encoding Gfo/Idh/MocA family protein; the encoded protein is MEPVAVGLVGAGPWARMAHAPMLAKGPHTRLAGVWARRPEAAAELGAPVYERVEELFEHCEAVAFCVPPAVQAELGVRAARAGKALLLEKPLADSLDGARRLADAVAEAGVASQMVLTLRYAVQTRTFLARCGEIRPFGGHAANISGALLGDHPFATPWRLERGALLDVGPHVIDLLDAALGRVRGVRAHGNPLGWVGLLLEHEGGAVSEASLCMAAVGDLPPATFAVYGRTGNAVLLPFDDDPLDAIAEEFARTVRDGGGHPLDAAHGLRLQRIVAEAEAQLSP
- a CDS encoding histidine phosphatase family protein, encoding MDEMLLLRHGETEWSKAGKHTGRTDLPLTEHGEEQARALAPLVKERDFGLVLVSPARRARCTADLAGLTGYEVDPDLWEWDYGGYEGITTPRIQETRPGWYLWRDGVIPGDAEHPGESAAEVAARADRVIERARAAEGRVALVAHGHFLRVLAARWLGLGPEEGRLLKLDTGTYSRLGYEHAVPVLLAWNAPV
- a CDS encoding SDR family NAD(P)-dependent oxidoreductase, encoding MTAGRLAGRAGLVTGAGSGIGAACALRLAAEGARVGVLDVRGDAAEATAALVRQRGGDALALECDVSAEKQVAAAVGALVAAYGRVDVLHSNAAALGAEVYGRDRELAGLDVAVWDRTMEVNLRGAMLMVKHAVPAMPDGGSIVLTSSVSAFTGDEAHAAYGASKAALVGFARYVATMYGARGIRCNAVAPALVLTPAAERALSPAQLADKAAERLLPWPCTVEDVAHLVAFLACDESRCLTGQTLILDSGTLAHRPQHAIQRSRLLP
- a CDS encoding TIGR03621 family F420-dependent LLM class oxidoreductase yields the protein MRPFRFGAVLREADSGKAWAEKARWLEASGFGLLLVPDHLAGHRFAPFAALTAAACATERLRVGTLVLANDFRHPAVLAKEAATLDLLSGGRLEVGLGTGWMAADYAGAGLPLEPPGVRLERLAEAIAVLKGLWADGPCHFAGRHYRLDGLDQRPKPVQRPHPPLLLGGGGPRLLRLAAEQADVVNIGPRVRADGTGPEPGDGGRAAFLAKLRHVRAAAGDRYDRLELGTSVMQVGERKAEESWSAADTAALDGTPQVLLGTRRDLADTLRHWRDEHDVSCFVVHHERDLPAFAPVAEELATT
- a CDS encoding cytochrome P450, with translation MTLPLTGDFDVSADWHVANPYPFLARLRHESPVFWSEHLRACVLTRYADVRAAYGDPRRFSSLGSLTISRSLTAETREKLGEHGSFLSSFVANVDPPDHTRLRRSVSRAFTPRAVAAMEETFRRLNEDLLDRVAPRRAADFVADLGHEPSIKLTARFIGVPEEDEAFVQAHVKDWFQLFLSPQPPARQLDLAGSFLDYLAYVDRLVAARAADPRDDFTSLMTALIGDELTHREVVELISTILLGGNDTVPNQLGNSVLRLLREGAWPVPPPLAGNAAEECMRIDGASLGSFRYATEDVTLHGVTIPAGALVLLSTDSAGHDETVFPEPERFRIDRPNAADHLVFGYGIHFCVGAALGRLQLRTALEVLGRRLPGLRLVPGEPVTYRRSLVGRGLTALRVEW
- a CDS encoding maleylpyruvate isomerase family mycothiol-dependent enzyme — protein: MTDAYLFDGQTADDHVAGCPHCSAAIALLRRPEPALAPPPTLREAVLSKARRRRTPAALGVATVTVPYAEQVALMDDLLGDLRGEQWDAPVPKHGTVAGLMAHLTANDAAIARFVGAPACAGTGPHRRWREQAGALLERVSAGSEVLLGVEVALAGVRPARAPLRQALVQRTFETWTHADDIRAATGRARAAPRAAHVHLIAEFGLALLPRALKGPRRDVSATVVLTGPGGGTWTIPLSRASDHVAVLVSADAVDFCRLVAGRWPPEAFPYAAEGDAALARELLHAASTLGCD
- a CDS encoding phosphotriesterase family protein: MPATVRGPVADLGATLMHEHVFGLSPEILWNWPDIPEGWDPEIRAREAAAKLDALQAEGVDTIVDLTVPGLGRYLPAVQRVAGLTGVNIVAATGYYTYDALPPYFANRGPGSLFGGPDRLAEFFVRDLTEGIGRTGVKAAMLKCASDHLGMTKGCERVFRAVAEAHLETGAPITTHSHSASRGGLDQQRLLTSLGVDPERVVIGHAGDSADLAYLEELLAGGSYLGMDRFGIDTIAPFEQRVAVVAELCARGHAGRLVLGHDSYCFNDRFDADVVRRRHPDYHLLHIPRDVLPELRKRGVTDDQIHQMLVVNPREILR
- a CDS encoding sigma factor — encoded protein: MSDGDLRARLAAGDLDALAGAYDEHGAHVYGVALTVTGSREHAEEVTQDVFVSLWEQPLSYDPRLGSLRGWLVGRALHESALRVKVGG